Proteins encoded in a region of the Anoxybacillus amylolyticus genome:
- a CDS encoding IS630 family transposase: protein MKKKGLQITNDHGWTIERLQEQERAMKKANMAKRIAVIRLIMQGYLGIQVAELLNIHRETVSIYVQKFNQGGMDALLERHYAPGRKPYLSPDEERELRKMLEESPPADEGYGIETCWNTRIIQHVLEEKFSVTMSRGGICDMLHRWGFRYTRPTYTLKRANPQKQKEFQQEMELIKKTCPTTRS, encoded by the coding sequence ATGAAGAAAAAAGGATTACAAATTACGAACGATCACGGTTGGACTATCGAACGTCTTCAGGAACAGGAAAGAGCCATGAAAAAAGCAAACATGGCAAAACGAATTGCAGTGATTCGGCTCATTATGCAAGGCTATTTGGGAATCCAAGTGGCTGAGCTTTTGAATATCCATCGTGAAACCGTTTCGATTTACGTTCAAAAGTTTAATCAAGGTGGCATGGATGCGCTATTAGAACGCCATTACGCCCCGGGAAGAAAGCCTTATTTGTCTCCAGACGAAGAACGTGAATTGAGAAAAATGCTGGAAGAAAGCCCCCCTGCCGATGAAGGATACGGCATCGAAACATGCTGGAATACACGAATCATTCAACATGTGTTAGAAGAGAAATTTTCTGTCACCATGTCCCGTGGCGGTATTTGTGACATGCTTCATCGATGGGGATTTCGCTATACACGTCCTACGTATACTCTCAAACGGGCCAATCCTCAAAAGCAAAAAGAGTTTCAACAGGAGATGGAACTCATAAAAAAAACTTGTCCGACAACACGGTCATAA
- a CDS encoding transposase: METDQCNAQAFLQFLQYTLDQYPDQHVVMVLDNAKIHHAKVLQPFLQEREEQLTFVFLPPYSPNLNLVERILGWLKESVIANRFHPTRKELRESIVSFLEYLSEFPERVLQRIGQVVMSEN, encoded by the coding sequence ATGGAAACGGACCAATGTAACGCACAGGCTTTTCTGCAGTTTCTTCAATACACATTGGACCAGTATCCAGATCAACATGTCGTGATGGTCTTGGATAACGCAAAAATTCATCATGCCAAAGTTCTTCAGCCTTTTTTACAGGAGCGTGAAGAGCAGTTAACTTTTGTATTCTTACCCCCTTATTCGCCGAATTTAAATTTAGTTGAACGGATTTTGGGATGGCTGAAAGAGAGTGTGATTGCCAATCGGTTCCATCCCACTCGAAAAGAGTTGAGAGAATCGATTGTTTCGTTTTTGGAGTACCTTTCTGAATTTCCAGAAAGAGTGCTCCAGCGCATCGGACAGGTGGTTATGTCGGAAAATTAA
- a CDS encoding IS630 family transposase (programmed frameshift) encodes MRNRKDEIEKLSIAMKEAKNKRAYERYQAIYLHLQGYKKGEIATIIGRSKKTIYNYIHAYAQRGLDGLEMKYSPGAPRRLSPDQEKELAFIIEHQLPVDVGFEAKYNWTLAIVAELIQQKWGSTYTLRGTSEILHRLGLSYTKPTYTLANADEGKQKEFIEITFPEVKKLLDGKIAHVLFQDESMIRDYQAIQKTWFVKGKQRIIPTFGKHQGLKLIGTLNDETGDVCCIEEERYDAETFLRFLQLVLERYPTGKMVMILDNARIHHAKLIQPFLKEHEDRLELVFLPPYSPQLNLIEGLWKWLKSDVIYNVFYSTVQGIRKNVQAFIQRINQNQEQTIDRLCVQL; translated from the exons ATGCGGAATCGCAAAGATGAGATCGAAAAGTTGTCCATTGCTATGAAAGAAGCGAAAAATAAACGAGCATATGAACGCTACCAAGCAATTTATCTTCATTTGCAGGGATACAAAAAAGGAGAAATCGCAACGATTATTGGTCGATCCAAGAAAACCATTTATAACTATATCCATGCCTACGCCCAGCGCGGTCTTGATGGACTAGAGATGAAATATTCACCTGGCGCCCCACGTCGATTGAGCCCTGATCAGGAAAAAGAGCTGGCTTTTATCATTGAACATCAGCTCCCAGTAGATGTTGGATTCGAAGCAAAATATAATTGGACGCTTGCGATTGTCGCTGAACTCATTCAACAAAAGTGGGGATCAACGTATACCCTTCGTGGAACAAGCGAAATTCTGCATCGGTTAGGGCTAAGTTATACGAAACCAACATATACGCTAGCCAATGCCGATGAAGGGAAACAAAAAGAATTCATCGAAATCACCTTCCCAGAAGTA AAAAAACTGTTAGATGGGAAAATCGCACATGTCCTCTTTCAAGATGAATCGATGATTCGTGATTACCAAGCCATTCAAAAAACATGGTTTGTCAAAGGAAAACAACGAATCATTCCGACGTTTGGAAAACATCAAGGGCTGAAGCTGATTGGCACGTTGAACGACGAAACAGGGGATGTATGTTGCATCGAAGAAGAACGCTATGACGCAGAAACATTTCTTCGGTTTCTTCAACTTGTGTTAGAACGCTATCCTACAGGCAAAATGGTGATGATTTTAGATAACGCTCGAATTCACCATGCCAAACTCATTCAGCCATTTTTAAAAGAACACGAAGATCGGTTAGAGCTCGTCTTTTTGCCGCCATATAGCCCTCAATTGAATTTGATTGAAGGGTTATGGAAATGGCTGAAATCAGACGTGATTTACAACGTGTTCTATTCGACTGTGCAGGGAATCAGAAAGAATGTTCAAGCCTTTATTCAGAGAATCAACCAGAACCAAGAACAAACGATCGATCGTTTGTGTGTTCAATTGTAA
- a CDS encoding ISL3 family transposase — MYSQFIKELIDLPDVLIQKVRKEEERWIFELSLPEQCPLCPVCLKRTIKMTCKKKQWMHGYAQRIGIFWIELPVERRRCGTCGMTFSTSYPAIAPRSVATDAFQQWVAQSCIGTSIQAVARMLKLPYTTVERWFYTHAPSFLSNEIQPKAVCVDEFAFRKGHDYGVAIMDAETGEVYAIEAGKNEEAIGRALAHVSGSVQYVVSDLAPAMKKAIQGICPEATHVVDYFHVIQLFTDALERCRKYLDKGGKKHGNVRYVCRLLSQCPEKLIEEERQIVREWCNESDYLKSVYQSLQHFRYVSKSKDVQQAKRRLEAWIHRYSFCPCSVVRAIAKSLVKRTDEIISCILSPYSNGKMEGTNNKIKLIKRRGYGYRNIQRFALRVRLETANIL, encoded by the coding sequence ATGTACTCTCAGTTTATCAAAGAACTCATCGATTTACCAGATGTTTTGATTCAAAAGGTACGAAAAGAAGAAGAACGTTGGATTTTCGAACTTTCTCTGCCCGAACAATGCCCGTTATGTCCTGTCTGCTTGAAGCGCACGATCAAAATGACATGCAAAAAGAAGCAATGGATGCATGGCTATGCTCAGCGAATCGGAATTTTTTGGATTGAACTTCCTGTAGAGCGCAGACGTTGTGGTACGTGTGGCATGACATTCAGCACGTCTTATCCAGCCATCGCTCCTCGAAGTGTGGCGACGGATGCTTTTCAGCAATGGGTCGCGCAATCTTGCATCGGAACATCCATTCAGGCAGTGGCTCGTATGCTCAAGCTTCCTTACACGACCGTTGAACGTTGGTTTTATACTCATGCCCCTTCCTTCCTATCGAATGAAATCCAACCAAAGGCGGTTTGTGTCGATGAGTTTGCTTTTCGAAAAGGGCATGACTACGGAGTGGCGATCATGGATGCCGAAACGGGAGAAGTGTATGCCATTGAAGCAGGAAAGAACGAGGAAGCCATTGGACGTGCGTTGGCTCATGTGTCTGGTTCTGTTCAGTATGTCGTGAGCGATTTGGCTCCAGCGATGAAAAAAGCGATTCAAGGGATTTGCCCAGAGGCGACACATGTGGTCGATTATTTCCATGTCATTCAGCTGTTTACAGATGCTTTAGAGCGTTGTCGCAAATATTTAGACAAAGGAGGCAAGAAACATGGAAATGTTCGTTACGTTTGTCGTTTATTGAGCCAATGTCCAGAGAAGCTTATAGAGGAAGAACGTCAAATTGTACGAGAATGGTGTAATGAAAGCGATTACTTAAAGTCTGTCTACCAATCGCTCCAACATTTTCGCTATGTGTCCAAAAGCAAAGACGTGCAACAGGCGAAACGACGTTTGGAGGCTTGGATTCATCGGTATTCGTTTTGTCCTTGTTCGGTTGTGCGTGCCATCGCAAAATCACTCGTCAAACGAACAGACGAAATCATATCGTGCATTTTATCGCCTTATTCGAATGGGAAAATGGAGGGAACGAATAACAAGATCAAGCTGATTAAACGTCGAGGATACGGATACAGAAATATCCAACGTTTTGCATTGCGGGTTCGGTTAGAAACAGCTAACATACTTTAA